In Chthoniobacterales bacterium, the DNA window GTGGGTCCGGCCGATTTTAATAATGTTCTGGAATTCCTTCGCCTTGGCTTCGAGAGCCGCCCCCAGTTTTTCCAAAGAGGGCAACAGACAATGCCGAAGCTGTTCCGCCGCGCTGACGTGAATGGCGGAGGGAATCACGTCGTTGCTGGACTGCCCCATGTTGACGTGATCGTTGGGGTGGACCGGATCTTTGGCGCCGATCTTTTTCCCCGCGAGCTGGCAGGAGCGGTTCGAGATTACTTCGTTTGCATTCGTGTTCGTGCTCGTGCCCGAACCGGTCTGAAAAATGTCGAGCGGAAAATGTTCGTCGAGCTTCCCTTCGACCACCTCTTCCGCTGCCTGGACGATGAAAGCGGTCCGATGAGAATCGAGCAGGCCGAGGTCGGCGTTGGCCTGGGCGGCGGCCCATTTGATCAAGCCGAGGGCGCGAATGAAGGGGCGCGAAAATCGGTAGCCACTAATCGGGAAATTCAGGACGGCGCGCTGGGTGGAAGCGCCATAAAGCGCGGACTCCGGGACGGACATTTCGCCCATCGAGTCCTTCTCGACTCGGGTCGATCCGGACGTCATGCCGAGTGATGATTGGTGGAGAGCGCCGCGGCCTGCCGAAGAGGACGGCGATGCCCGTTCCGGCGATTCAACTTGTGAAACACGGTGATAAACATCGGCGGAATATTTTGCAGGAAGTATTCCGATTCCGCGCGATCGAAAAGGGTGGCGTGCTGTCGCAGCTCGTTCGTGACCTGGTAGATGATGAAGCTGCCGCCGTCCGCCAGCGCTTCGTAGGTTTTCTCGAGGAGCGCGCGCTTTTTCCTGATCTCAAGAATGCTGAACGGGATCCCCGAAAGGATGTAATCACAACGGGGAATGCCGCGGCGTTCCAGTTCCTCGGGAAGCCGGGCCGCATCGGCGTTGATCACATGGACCCGCGGATCGTTGGCGAACTGGCGGCGAAGGTCCCGGGATAGGGCGGGATCCAGCTCAAACAGGAGCAGCTGCGAATCGGCCGACATCCGGCGCGCGATCTCACGGGAGTGAACGCCTTCGCCCGGCCCGTACTCGGCGATTACCCGCGGTTCGCTGAAATCAATCTTACGCGCCACCCGTTTCACGAGCGCCTTTGAGCTCGGCATGATGGAAGCGATTTGGAACGGCCGCTGGAGAAACCGCTTGAAGAAGAGAGCGCTCATTGAAAGGGGGGAATAGTCACCCCCCGCCCCCGGCTTGTCCAGTCGGGATGTAGGCGGTTTGCGGGTGATCCGGAGGGGGTCGGGGAGGCGATCGCAGGCGGGGGATCGCCCCAAACCGGCGTGCCTCACTAAAATCCCGGGGGAAAGTCAAAAAAATGAGGAATTGACATTGACTATAAAAGTTATAATCCTGATTTCAGCGAAAAGGCTTGCCCATTAGCGCGCAAGTTGCTGTTTTTCTCAAATGCATAACCTGTTGACGGTCAAGGAAACGGCCAAATACCTGCGAATCCCGTTGCCGACCGTTTATTACCTGGTCCAGCGAGGGCAGTTGCCCGCCATTCAAATCGGCGGCCGCTGGCGCATCAAGAAGGCGTCGCTCGACAAGGACATTTTGAAGGAAGACAAATCGGGGCAACCGACGGTGCTCGTGGTCGATGACGACGAAAGCCTCCAGAGTCTCTTCAAGATTTTCCTCAAAAAAATCGGTTTCAGCCGGGTGGTTGTCGGCACG includes these proteins:
- a CDS encoding rRNA adenine N-6-methyltransferase family protein is translated as MSALFFKRFLQRPFQIASIMPSSKALVKRVARKIDFSEPRVIAEYGPGEGVHSREIARRMSADSQLLLFELDPALSRDLRRQFANDPRVHVINADAARLPEELERRGIPRCDYILSGIPFSILEIRKKRALLEKTYEALADGGSFIIYQVTNELRQHATLFDRAESEYFLQNIPPMFITVFHKLNRRNGHRRPLRQAAALSTNHHSA